Part of the Haloarchaeobius litoreus genome is shown below.
AAGCGCCTCGACGCCGCGTCGAGTCCTTGCTAACCGGACGTAATTAGCAGTCACTTATGAATTTTTCGCCGGTTATTAAGTAGAGGGTCGTCCCGGTTTCACCGGACGAGAGCCTGCTGTCACGGACCAAACCCCTTGGTAACACTCCCCAATAAATAAATACTCACGCGTCAGAGTCTGGCACATCCGATGCAAGGTGGACTACTGCTACAGGTCGCCGGACAGCTGGAGCCCGATGGGAGCCGGGCGGAGGTGTTCGGTACGATCTTCGAGGTGTTCCTGATCCTCGGCACCGTGGTCGGTGTCGTCGTTATCGGGTACATGCTGTACAACGCGTACAAGTACCGCGACGACGGGACCGCCCCGGCCGAGGACGAAGTCGACCGGCCCACGCTCGGGGAGCTGCCGGAGGGGGGTGGTCACGGACGGAAGCTGCTGCTCTCGTTCACGCTCAGCGCCATCATCGTCCTCTCGCTCATCCTCTGGACGTACTGGGCGCTGCTGTACGTCGAGGCGGGGGCGGCCCAGCCCGCCGAACCCGAGCTGGAGGACGGGACGACGGTGGACGTCACCGGCTACCAGTTCGGGTGGCGTTTCGAGTACCCCAACGGCAACACGAGCGAGGGGACGATGTACGTGCCAGAAGGTGAGCGCGTCCGTATCGTGGTGACCTCAGCGGACGTGATGCACAACTTCGGCATCCCCGCGTTCCAGACGAAGACGGACGCCATCCCCGGCCAGACCACGCGCACCTGGTTCGGCCCGGTGGACGAAGGACAGTACACGATCAAGTGCTACGAGCTCTGCGGCGCCGGCCACTCCTACATGACGGGGACGGTGGCGGTCATCGACGCCGACGAGTACGAGCGGATGTTCGAGGAGCCGATGAACGGTACGAACTCGACCGACGGCGGCAACGCGAGCGTCGCACCTGCGACGGCGACCGACGGGAGTGCCGCACCGGCAGTCGCCGTGCCGACTGACGGCGGCGCGACGACGACACTGGCCGCACGACCAGCAGCCACGGAGGGTGTTCTCAGGGCATGACCGACGACGAACACGAGACGACGACGGACGGTACCGACGACGAACCGACTGTGGACGACGGCGGCACGGCCAGTGACGGCGGGCTCGTCGATGACGACCGGTTCCCCACCGGCGGGGTCCCCGACACCTCCCACGAGGACGACGACGAGCACGGGCTCCCACCGACGTACTCCATCCGGCGCTGGTTCGTCACGACCAACCACAAGGACATCGGGCTGCTGTACACGGTGACAGCCCTGTTCTTCCTCATCTTCGGCGGGCTGCTGGCGCTACTGATGCGCCTCGAGCTGTGGGCCCCCGGCGCGAACGTGATGTCGGCCGGCTCGTACAACCAGGCCGTCTCCGCGCACGGGCTCATCATGGTGTTCTGGTTCCTCTCGCCGCTGGCCTTCGGCTTCGCGAACTACATCGTCCCGCTGCAGATCGGGGCGAAGGACCTCGCGTTCCCCCGGCTGAACGCGCTCTCGTACTGGCTGTACCTCTTCTCGGGCATCCTCATGGGCATCTCCTTCTTCCAGGGGAGCACGTTCAACGGCGGCTGGACGATGTACGCACCGCTGAACATGCCGGTCTACACGCCCGAGATAGGGGGGACGACGACGGTGCTGGCGTTGATACTGTTCGTCGCCTCCGCGACGGTCGGCTCCGTCAACTTCCTGACCACGATGCATCGCATGCGTGCGGAGGGGATGACCCTCCGTCGGATGCCCATCTTCACGTGGTCGATCCTGCTGACGGTGTGGATGATGCTCTTTGCGTTCGCGGCGCTGCTGGCCGCGCTGATGCTGCTCAGCTCCGACCGGCTCATCGGGACGGGCTACTTCGCGGAGAGCAGTCCCGGCGGGGCGATGCTGTGGGCGCACCTGTTCTGGTTCTTCGGCCACCCCGAGGTGTACATCGTCTTCTTCCCCGCCCTCGGCGCGATGGCGGAGATATTCCAGACGTTCACGGGTCGCCGTCTCGTCGGCCGGAAGTGGTTCATCGGAGCGATGCTGCTCGTCGCCATCCAGAGCTTCGTCGTCTGGATGCACCACATGTTCCTGACGAGCATCAACCTCGAGATCAAGACGCTGTTCATGGCGACGACCATCGGAATATCACTACCCTTCGACCTGATGGTGTTCTCGCTGATCTACACCATGTTGAAGGGGAAGATACGGTTCAAGACGCCGTTCCTCTTCGGCTTCGGCGCGCTGGTGCTGTTCATCCTCGGGGGCATCACGGGTGTCTTCCTCGGCGCGGTCGTGCTCGACTACACGCTCCGGGGCACCTACTGGGTCGTCGCGCACTTCCACTACGTGATGGTCGGCGGCGTGACGGCACTGGTCGGAGGCCTCTACTACTGGTTCCCGAAGATGACCGGCAGGATGTACGACGAGTCGCTCGGGAAGGTCCACTTCGCGATGTACTTCGTCGGGTTCAACCTGCTCTACTTCCCGATGTTCCTCGCCTGGGAGACGCCGCGTCGGGTGTTCGAGTACGCGCCCGGACTCACCGGCTGGCACCAGCTCTCGACGGTCGGGGCGTTCCTGCTCGGCTCGTCGTTCCTGGTGATGTTCTACAACCTGTTCAAGAGCGCGTTCGTCGGCGACGAGGTCGACGGACAGCCGTGGGACTTCGCCTCCACGGCCGAGTGGACGGTGCCGTCGCCGCCGCCGCTCGAGAACTTCCCCGGCGTGCCGACGTACGCGAGCGGCCGGCTGGAGTTCGAGGACGGCGGCTCCGCCCAGACCGACGGCGGCGCGGTCCACGGCAAGGCAGCCGCGCTCCCCGGTAGCGAGGCGACGGAGGTGGACCACGACGAGCACGCGGAGAGCCACGCGAGCATCTGGCCGTTCGTCCTCGGGGCCGGCGGCTTCCTCGTGTTGCTCGGTCTCTCCGGGCTGCAACGCGGCTACTTCCCCTCGGGCACGACGGGCGGACTGTACATCGGGACCGCGGTCGTCGGCGGCGTCGTCACGTTCGGCAGCCTCGTGGCGATGACCCGCGAGCGGTTCCACGGTCCCGAGGGACCGTTCGGCGAGAGCTGGCCGTTCAGCACCGTCGAGAACACGAAGCTGGGGCTGTGGATCTTCCTCGCCTCCGACGTCATCCTCTTCGGTGCGTTCATCGGCGCGTACGTGTTCTCGCGGGTGGCGTACGGCTGGACCGACTGGCACCACCTCATCCCGGCGGAGCACGTGGTGTTGCCCGGACTCATCAACACCTACCTGCTGTTGACGAGCTCGTTCGCGGTCGTCATCGCGATGGAGTTCGCCGAACGCGAGAACCGCCTCGGCGTCGTCAGCTCGCTGCTGGCGACGGTCGGCCTCGGCGTGGGCTTCCTCGTCAACAAGGGCATCGAGTGGCAGCACCTGTTCCACATCTCCACCGACGCGTTCTCGGCCGGGTGGGACCCCGGGACGAACATCGCGTCGACGACGTTCTACGTCACGACGGGCCTGCACGGCCTGCACGTCATCGTGGGCCTCATCATCGCCGGCTACATGATCATCAGGGCGTGGGGCGGTGCCTACATGGGCGACGACAAGCCCATCGAGTACTTCGGCCTGTACTGGCACTTCGTCGACATCGTCTGGCTGTTCCTGTTCCCGCTGTTCTACATCGTGTGATACCCATGTCCAGAGCAAAACTCTACACCGCGATATACGTCGTCCTGTTCGTGCTGGCGACCGTGCAGGTCGTCGTCGAGCAGGCCGGCTACCTGGAGGAATCGTACTGGCTGGCGTTCTGGGCCATCATGGTCCTGTCGGCGGTGAAGGCCGTCGTCGTCGCCGGCTGGTACCAGCACCTGCGCTGGGAGCCACGGTCGCTGACGACGCTGATGCTACTCGGCCTGCTCGGCGCGGTCGCGCTGACCGTCGCCGCGTCGTACTCCATCCTGTGACGGCGGCTCTCGTTTTCGCGCCTCGATCCCACAGCGACAGCTGTAGCACCGCAAGCACGACGTGGCCGGCGGCCCACGGTCCACCCATGCAGATCCGTGTCGCGACCGAGGACGACGTCGAGGCGATTGGGCGGGTCCACGAGGCGTCCATCCGCGGACTCGGGTCGCGGACGTACGACGACGAGCAGGTCGGGGCGTGGGCGGCGGGCGTCGAATCGGCCGACTACTCGGCAGTCACGGACGAGAACTTCTACTTCATCGTCGCGGAGGCGGGGTCGGCGGCCGTGGACGACCATCCGGTCGTCGGCTTCGGCACCCTCGCCCGGCGCGAGCCCGACGGCTACGAGGCCGACGTGGACGCCGAGGTGACCGCCGTCTACGTCCACCCGGACGTGGCCCGGGGCGGGGTCGGCACCGCACTCCTCGACGACCTCGAACGGCAGGCTCGCGCGGAGGGCTTCCGAAGCCTCGGGCTCACGGCCTCGACGAACGCGGTGCCGTTCTACGAGGCCCACGGCTACGAGCGAATTCGGGAACGGCGGCACGAGTTCTCGGGGCACGAGGGCCTTGGCGTCGAGGGAACGGTCGTCGAGATGTGGAAGACGCTCGACTAGCGGGCGCAGGTCGCCCGGACCGTCGACGCCAGCGTCACCGAACTCGCGGTCAGCAGCCCGATGGCGGCGACGAGGAAGAGCGTCGCGAGCGGCGACTCCGGGTCGGTGAACGCCCAGTACAGCGGGCTGGCGGACGCGCCGAGCGCCGCGCTGGCGATGCCGTACAGCGCCGGCCCACAACAGCAGCAGGCGGTTGCACCGGTCGTCGCGAGCGCGCCGGAGACGCCGGTGACGGTCCCCCCGTCGGTCGCGGCGGCACGGCCGTCGTCGTGGTCGTCCCCCGCCGTCCGCCAGACAGTCGTGCCGAGCGCGGCGTTGATGCCGACGAGTCCCGCGAGTATGGCGAGCGTGATACCCGTTCCGACCGACAGCGCCGCGAACAGCGGGACGCCGGGACGGTACACCTCGATGGCCGGCCAGGAGACCAGCGGGCTGACGAACGTCGTCAGGACCGCGAACGGCTCGCCGCCGGCCTGCGGGACCGGGTCGGGATTGAACGTGGCGAGGCCGGACGAGAGCGCGAAGAAGCCGGCGAAGGCGACGGCCGCAACCGAGCCCACGAGCCGTCCACGGGTGTCGACACGGGCGAGTGCGGGCCGAAGCTCCGTCCAGTGGACGTAGCCCAGCAGCGCCGGCACCGCGAGCACGAGCAGGTAGCCGAGCGGATTCCGGGAGGCGTCGCCCGGCAGTAGCGCGGGGTAGGCCACCCAGAAGCCGAGCACGGTGCCCAGGACCGGGTAGGCGTGGCGGTCGCCCCACCGGAGCTGGTAGGCGAGTACGCTGCCGAGCGCGAGTGCCATCCCGCCGAACACCGTCAGGACCGGGTAGAACTGCCGCGGGAGTGGCGTCGTCGAGAGCGGCTCGACCTGTATCTCGACGAGGCCCACCGTCGCGAGCGCCGACAGCGAGACCCCGACCACGAGCAGCCCCGCGCTCGTGCGTGGGTCGGGTCGCTGGCCGGTCCGGTCGAGCCACGCGACCCAGGCGAGGAGCGCGACCCCGACGAACAGCGTCCCGAGCAGCAGCAGGTGGGGCGTGCCGCCGTGGACGGTGCCCTCGTGGGCGCTCGCCGTCGGGACCAGCGTCGTGGCCGCGAGCCCGATGGCGAGCGTCGTGAGCGTCCGACGGTGCGGGTTCACAGGCTCAACACCACCATGTAGACGAGGACGAGCACGGCGTAGAGGCTGGCGAGCCCAGCGATGACCTTCAGGTGGTAGACGAACAGCTCGTCGGTCTCGGCCTCGACGGCGTCCTCGTAGCGTCCGCGTTCCTCGTCGGTCAGATCACCGGCGTGGACCTCGCCGAGGTGGAGGTCGTGGTGCGTCGTCGTCGGGAACGGCCGGCCGCATCGGTCACAGGTCGCCGCCGGCTCCTCGCCGGCGGGAACGTCGTACGTGGGCGGGTCGTGGCCCGGACGGTCGGCCTTCGACGACTGCGGGGACTCCTCGGTCGCGGGCGTGCCGTCGGTCGGGTGGTCGTGTGTCGTGGTCATACTGGTGGGGAGACGTAGGGCTGGCCGAGCAGCCACATGCTGATCATCGTGTAGAACACCATCACGAGGGCGAACGGGTACTGGCTGCGGATGGGCTGGAGCCGGCCGGTGAACGTCTCGAAGGCGATGGAGTGGGCGACCCAGATGGCGAGCAGGTGCCCGAGGACGACGAACGCCAGCCCCATCGAGCCGAACCAGTCCGGCAGCACGGCCACGGGGACGTTCTGTGGCGGCGTGAACGGGTCCAGCGCGAGCACCTCGACGGTCGGGACGAAGGTGAGGAAGTAGCCGAGGAAGTGCGCGAGGTGGTAGCCGGCGGCGATGGGCACCAGCGAGCCGACGAACCGGCGCTCGACCGTGCCCGCGGTGACGTAGCTCCCGGCGGTCCGACGGCCGACACGTGCCGCGAGCCGGTAGACGCCGAGGAACAGCGCGTAGCCCGCCACGATGGCGACGACGTACACCGCGAGTGCGGGCACGCCGACGTCGGCGAGCGTCCGGACCGTCGACGCGAACACCGGCGTCGACACCAGCCCGTCGAACGAGGTCGCCCAGACGAGCGCGACGACGAACCGCACGTCTGCCCGGGTCGCGCCGTCGGCGTCGTGGACGAGGCGCGAGCCGGGCAGCTCGACCGCGAACCCGTCGTCCGTCCGCTGGAACGGGGCGAGCCTGCCGTAGACGCGGAACACCCGGGAGATGGGGTCGACGGATTCGTACCACGCCGGGCCGAAGACGGCCGCGCCGGCGAGGGTGACGCCGGTGTAGGCGAGGACGACGGTCGCGAGCAGGGGAGGGTCGGAGGCGACCGGCGTGACGACCTCCAGCCAGACCATCCCGAGCAGCCCGGCCGTCGCCGGCCAGCCGCGGCTCCACGCGGGCAGGTCGCGCTCGCTCACACGTGGGAGGACCGTGCTGATGGCACGCCACGGGTTGACCGCGGGCCAGCTGTTCCCGAGCAGGTACACCGACGCGGTGTAGCCGGCCCACCAGACCGCCCAGACGGCGATGATGGCGAGGTTCCGGCGGGGGTCGGCCGGCGCGACGAACGCGACGGCGAGCAGCAACAGGAGTGCGGCGACGCTCCCGAGGCGGAGGCCGCGGACGACCCACCGCCACAGCGACGCTGTCGACGGGAGCCCGAGCCGCCGGTCGTTGAGCCACGCGATGAACTCGTGGTCGGTCGCGAAGCTCGTGAACAGGAACGACGCGCCGACGAGGCCGCCCCCGGAGACGGCGACGAGCCAGAACGGCACCGACGTCGAGGTGAGCGAGCCGGCGAGCGAGCCCGAGTGCGCGAGCACGGGCTCTGCGAGCAGGGTCGCGGCGAGGACGGCGAGGAGCACCCGTGCCGCCTCACGCCGAGGCACGCACGCTCACCCCTGGTCGCCAGTAGAGCAGCGCGACGGCGACGACGAAGACGAGCGTCGAGGCGTCGAGCGAGAAGGCATAGACGGTGCCGAGCGCGGCGGTCGTGCTGCCGGTCAGACTCGCACCGACGGAGGAGACGATGGGGAGGGCACAGCTCACGCAGGAGAACAGACCCACGAGCCCGCCGACGGACGAGCTGGCGGCCTCGACGACGGTCGCGTACACCAGATACGAGAGCGCGAGGTAGCCGAGCACCCGGAACGGGACGAGCGTCACGTGGCCGAAGGGCGCGACGTACGCGATGATGGGCCCCCAGCCGGGCGAGGCGAGCCGCACCGAGAGGCCGGTCGCCTCGGCACCCACGTCGTGCAGGCCGACGATGCCGACGAGCCAGGCGAGCAGCGCGAGGTAGCCGACGGCGACGGCGGCTGCGGCGACCTTCGTCCGTTTCGAGCCGGCGACGGGTGCGGTGTGGACGACCGCGTACGCGGCCACGTTGATCCAGACGAAGGGGTAGACGACGTAGCGCAGGTCGAGCACCCGTTCGCCGGTCGCGACGAAGTACGCCGCGAGCACGAGCAGTTCGACGGCGACCAGCAGGAGGAGCCAGAGCGTGCGCTCGCTGGGGAGCGTCTCGGGGTCGACGGTCGCCGTGTTCGCGGCCATCGTCAGGCGAGGAGGAGACTGGCCGTGATGGCGAAGAGCAACAGCGCGCCGAGCGCCCACGCACTCAGCATCGCCGCCACCGCGTTCGTGTGCCCGCGTGCGCGACTGGAGGTGAACGTGCCATAGCCGACGTACCCGACGAGCAACAGGACGCCGACACCGACGAGGACGACGCTCACGACGGCCTGCTGTGCTGCGGTCCCGGAGACGAACACGACGACGCTCGCGGCCACCGCGACGACGACGAGCAGGAACGAGAGCACCCAGACGAGTGGACTCCCCTTCAGCGACCGCAACATGGAGCTGTCCGCACTGCCGCCCGGTGCGTACCCTTTCCAGGCCCGACTCGCCAGAAAGCCGACGACGGCGACGAGGAACACCGCCATGACTGCAGAGACCCCGACCAGGTATGACATGGTATGTGGTCACAGTAATCATCCATCGCATTTAACAGTGCCGTCCAGAACAGCACGGGACCAACAGCCGGCGTCCACTCGTGGCCCGACACGTGACGCTGGACCATGGGACCGATTCACTTACTCGGAAATGAATTAATTTGGGGAACTATTAAGTAGGACCTTGCGTAAAGAATGGGTACGTCTCACATAGAGACACGTGGTGGCATGACAGGACACGATTCGGACTCCGGCGTTTCGCGGCGTACCGTTCTCAAGACAACCGGTGCAGCGGGTGCGGCCGGCATGGCCGGCCTCTCCGGCTGCCTCAGCGGGCTGACGGGCGGCGGCGAGCCCGAACCGCTCGAACTGCTCCACGCCTGGAGCGGGGGCGACGGTGCGGCGGCCATCGAGGCCCTGTTCGAGGGCTTCCAGGAGCAGCACCCGGACATCGAGCTCACCAGCGAGGGGATCGAGGGCGCGGCGACCCAGAACCTCGGACAGGTGATCAACGAAGCCATCCGCAACGACGAACCGCCGAGCACTTGGCAGAACTGGCCGGGGCAGGCGCTCACCCCGTTCGTCGAGGCGGACGCACTCGGCGACATCACCGACTCCGTCTGGAGCGAGAACGAGATGGAGTCGGCCTACCGCGAGGGCCCGAAAGAGCAGGCGAAGGGTGGCACCGACAACTACGTCTCGGTGCCCATCAACATCCACCGCATCAACAACCTGTTCTACAACACGAGCGTCGTCGAGGAGGCGGGCGTCGACCCGACCAGCCTCTCCTCGCCGTCGGACGTGGTCGACGCGTGTGCGACCATCGCGTCCGAGACCGACGCGGTCCCCTTCGCGCACCAGACGAACGGTCTCTGGTCGACGGCCCAGCTCTGGGCGACCGTGCTGCTGGCCGACTCCGGACACGGCGCGTACCAGAGCTTCTACGAGGGCAACCCGGACCGCGAGGCCGTCGTCTCCGCGCTCGAGATCGTCGCCGACCTCAGCGAGTACTACCCCGACGACGCATCCAGCATCGCGTTCACCGACGCGAACAACATGGTGATGAACGGTGAGGCCGCCTTCATCCACCAGGGTGACTGGGCCGCCGGCGCGTACCGCAACACCGACGGCTTCGAGTACGGCGAGCACTGGAGCTACGTGCCGTTCCCCGGGAGCGAGCACAGCTACCAGCTGAACATGGACGCGTTCCCGTACCCGTCCGACAACCCGACGCCGGACGAGACGCAGACGTTCCTCCAGTACTGTGGCAGCAAGGACGCCCAGATCCGGTTCAACCGCGCCAAGGGCTCCATCCCGCCGCGTGGTGACGTCGACCCCTCGGAGTTCCCGCAGTTCCAGCAGGACCAGATCGAGGACTTCGGCAGCGTCGACCACCAGCCGCCGTCCATCCATCACGGCCTCGCGCTGCCCCCGGCGACCAAGACCAGTGTCGACGAGGCCATCGGGGCGTTCATCGGCAACTACGACGTCGAGACGGCCGCCGACGAGCTCGTCTCCGCGGTCCAGTAAACCGAGCATCTCCTATGGACGCAATACGTTCGTGGTTGCGCAGACGACGCTCCAACGACGGCTCGGAGCGGGAGCTCCGGACCGACGGCGGTGTCACAGGGGCACCCGAGCGCGAGGAGGGGCTCATCGCACGCTACCGCCGGAGCGACGCCGTCAGGTCGGCCCCGTTCTGGCTGCCGGCGTTCCTGCTCGTCGGTCTGTTCGTCTACGGTGCGATCTTCTGGAACATCCTCATCTCGCTGACGGACTACTCCGGACTTGGCGACCCGCAGTACGGGAGCTTCGACCTCGAGAACTACGGTCGGCTGTTCTCCGAGACCGGCTCGTACTCGTTCACCAACGCGTTCGTGAACACGGTCATCCTGTTGATCGCGTTCACCCTCATCTGTCTGGCGTTCGGGCTGGTCGTCGCCATCCTGGTCGACCGTGACATCCGATACGAGAACACGTTCCGGACGATCTACCTCCTGCCGATGAGCCTCTCGTTCGTCGTGACGGCGAAGATGTGGCTCTGGATGTTCAGCTCCGACGGGGGGCTCGTCAACGTCCTCCTCGGCGTCGTCGGCATCGGCCCCATCGACTTCATCCGGAACCCCGACCCGAACGTCCAGCTCGCGGCGGTGACGTTCGCGCTCATCTGGCAGTTCAGCGGCTACGCCATGGTCGTCTACCTCGCCGGACTGCGCGCCATCCCCGACGAGCACTTCGAGGCCGCCCGCGTCGACGGCGCGAGTCTCGTCCGGATGTACTGGCGGGTCATCATCCCCCAGCTCCGGACCGCGACCGTGAGCGCCTCGGTCGTCCTGATGGTGTTCGCGCTGAAGGCGTTCGACTTCCTGCGCGCGCTGTACGGGAGTAGCACGCCGTCGGTCGGGACCGACATCCTCGCGACGAAGATGGTCCGCGTGGCGTTCGACAACAACCAGGTCGCGTACGGCTCGGCCATCGCGGTCGTGCTGTTCGTCATGGCGTTCTCCATCGTCACGCCGTACCTGTACAGCGAGTACCGGCGGGGGGCACTATGAGCGGGCCCGACCAGGGGTCGACGCTCAGCCGCGTCGGCCTCTACGTCGTGCTCGTCGGGCTGGTGCTGTTCTACCTCCTGCCGCTGGAGGCCGGCATCGTGACCTCGTTCAAGACGACCGGGGCGTACGGCTCGACGCAGCCGTTCCTCCCCGCGTTCGACGGGCTGACCCTGGAGAAGTGGACCGGCGCGTTCGACGAGCTGTCCGGTGGGCTGTTCAACAGCGTCATCATGGCGGTCCCGGCGACCGCGATGTCTGCGCTCATCGGCAGCATGGCGGCCTACGGGCTGACCAACGTCGACTGGCGCGGCCAGGTCGGCATCTACACCCTGTTCATCGCGGGCATCTTCGTCCCGTACCAGGCGGTGCTGGTGCCACTGAAGCGGTTCTGGTCGCAGTGGGTCCCGCTCGACGTCTGGCTCGAACCGCTCTGGCTCCTGCCCGGACTGACGAGCGACCACGGCGGCCTGTTCGCGCTGATGATCACCCACGTCGCCTACGGCATCCCCATCTGTACGCTGCTGTTCCGGTCGTACTACAAGGCCGTCTCCGACGAGATGGTCGAGGCGGCCCGGCTCGACGGGGCGAGCATCCGGCGCATCTACCGACGCATCATCCTGCCGCTGTCGGTGCCGATGTTCGCCGTCGCGCTCATCTACCAGTTCACGCAGATCTGGAACGACCTGCTGTTCGCGCTCATCCTCATCGGGGGATCGGGCGACGCGGCGGTCGTCACACAGGAACTGGTCGGTGTCGGGCAGGCCCAGGAGGCGACCGACTTCCCGCTGCAGATGGCGGCGGCGTTCGTCACCGCCCTGCCGACGCTGCTGGTGTACATCTTCTTCGGCGAACAGTTCGCGAAGGGAGTGACCGCATGACCATGAACGCTTACACATTCGGACGACGGAGGTACACGCATGGCTGAACTCGAACTCGACGGCATCACCAAGGTGTTCGTCGAGGACGACGGGAACGAGATCGTGGCCGTCGACGACGTCGACGTGACCGTCGCCGACGGCGAGTTCCTCGTCCTCGTCGGCCCCTCGGGCTGTGGCAAGTCGACGACGCTGCGGATGGTCGCCGGCCTCGAGTCCATCACCTCGGGCGAACTGCGCCTCGCAGGTGAGCGCATCAACGAGCGCAAACCCGCCGACCGGAACACCGCGATGGTGTTCCAGTCGTACGCGCTCTACCCGCACATGACCGTCAAGCAGAACATGAGCTTCGGGCTGGAGGAGTCGACCGACATGCCCGACGACGAGATCGCGAAGACGGTCACCGAGGCCGCGGAGATGATGGGTATCGGCGACCTGCTCGACCGCAAACCCGGCGAGCTCTCCGGTGGTCAGCAACAGCGCGTCGCCCTCGGCCGCGCCATCGTGCGCGACCCCGAGGTGTTCCTGATGGACGAGCCGCTGTCGAACCTCGACGCGAAGCTGCGCTCGAAGATGCGCACCGAGCTGCAGCGGCTCCAGGACGACCTCGGCGTGACGACCGTCTACGTCACGCACGACCAGACCGAGGCGATGACGATGGGCGACCGGATCGCCATCCTCGACGACGGCGAGCTCCAGCAGGTCGGTACCCCGCTGGAGTGCTACCACCGGCCCGCGAACCGGTTCGTCGCGGACTTCATTGGCGACCCGTCGATGAACTTCTTCGACGTCGAGGTCCAGGGCGACCGACTGCTCGCGGACGAGTTCGCCTACCCGGTGTCGAGCGAGACGCTCTCGGCGGTCGACGACCGCACCGAGCTGACCCTCGGTATCCGGCCGGAGGACATCGAGCTCCGGACCGAGGCGACCGGCGCGCACGACTTCGAGACCGTCGTGGACGTCGTCGAGCCGACCGGCGACGAGAACAACCTCTACCTGACGTTCGACCCGGACGCGGCCGAGCCCGAGACGTTCATCGCCACGACCGGTGGCATGAACCGCGTCGAGGCCGGCCAGCCCATGGTCGCGCACATCCCGGAGGACGCCATCCACCTGTTCGACGCGGCCACCGGCGAGGCGGTGAAGAACCGCTCGCTGGACGACACCGCGGCGATCGGTCGCACGGTCTGAACCTCAGTTCTCCCTTCGTTTTCGCCCGTGCAGTTCCAGGTCGAGCCTGTCGCGGAGCGTCCGCTGGAGCGACGAGGCCGTCGACGCGTCGATGTCGAACGCCGTCGGTGTCGCGCTGACGAGCGTGCTCGAACTGGCGGTGTCGACGACGAGCGACGCCAGCGAGAGTCGTCGCTGGAAGACGGACGCCTGCCGGATGACGGTCTGGAGCCGGTAGTACGGGACGACCTGCGTGCGCCGTCGCCAGAAGCCGGTGCGGACGACGACGGTGTGGTCGCCGACGTGGTAGCCACGGTTCGCCCACTTCAGGTGCGCCGCCGGGGGAACGAGGAGGAACAGGACCGCGGGCAGGT
Proteins encoded:
- a CDS encoding carbohydrate ABC transporter permease, whose product is MDAIRSWLRRRRSNDGSERELRTDGGVTGAPEREEGLIARYRRSDAVRSAPFWLPAFLLVGLFVYGAIFWNILISLTDYSGLGDPQYGSFDLENYGRLFSETGSYSFTNAFVNTVILLIAFTLICLAFGLVVAILVDRDIRYENTFRTIYLLPMSLSFVVTAKMWLWMFSSDGGLVNVLLGVVGIGPIDFIRNPDPNVQLAAVTFALIWQFSGYAMVVYLAGLRAIPDEHFEAARVDGASLVRMYWRVIIPQLRTATVSASVVLMVFALKAFDFLRALYGSSTPSVGTDILATKMVRVAFDNNQVAYGSAIAVVLFVMAFSIVTPYLYSEYRRGAL
- a CDS encoding ABC transporter ATP-binding protein, encoding MAELELDGITKVFVEDDGNEIVAVDDVDVTVADGEFLVLVGPSGCGKSTTLRMVAGLESITSGELRLAGERINERKPADRNTAMVFQSYALYPHMTVKQNMSFGLEESTDMPDDEIAKTVTEAAEMMGIGDLLDRKPGELSGGQQQRVALGRAIVRDPEVFLMDEPLSNLDAKLRSKMRTELQRLQDDLGVTTVYVTHDQTEAMTMGDRIAILDDGELQQVGTPLECYHRPANRFVADFIGDPSMNFFDVEVQGDRLLADEFAYPVSSETLSAVDDRTELTLGIRPEDIELRTEATGAHDFETVVDVVEPTGDENNLYLTFDPDAAEPETFIATTGGMNRVEAGQPMVAHIPEDAIHLFDAATGEAVKNRSLDDTAAIGRTV
- a CDS encoding carbohydrate ABC transporter permease; this translates as MSGPDQGSTLSRVGLYVVLVGLVLFYLLPLEAGIVTSFKTTGAYGSTQPFLPAFDGLTLEKWTGAFDELSGGLFNSVIMAVPATAMSALIGSMAAYGLTNVDWRGQVGIYTLFIAGIFVPYQAVLVPLKRFWSQWVPLDVWLEPLWLLPGLTSDHGGLFALMITHVAYGIPICTLLFRSYYKAVSDEMVEAARLDGASIRRIYRRIILPLSVPMFAVALIYQFTQIWNDLLFALILIGGSGDAAVVTQELVGVGQAQEATDFPLQMAAAFVTALPTLLVYIFFGEQFAKGVTA